The window GCGAAAGCGATTGCCACTGCACGCCCAATGCCGCTGCCGCCGCCGGTGACGACGGCAACTTGGCCGTCGAGTCGAAAGTCGGGAGAAATCATCGTCATCGCAATCCTGCCTTCTTGTGTGGCAACGAAACTGGAAGCTACAATTTTCTCAGCCATTGGAGCCGCTTGAGCGCTAAGCTTGGCGCCCCGCGACCTCCTCGCCGTTACTGGTCGAGAATCCGAACGTGGGAATAATCCAGGGCAAAGGACGTCGGGCCGGCCATTCGCGGTCCTTCGGGCGTTCGCCTCACGACACGTCGGAAGGTGGGAATTGTGAGTCCGTCAAACTTCTTGGGGTCGTAGACGTAGTGCGCGGCCACTCCACCGAGCACGTCTGTAACGTAGTCGAGGCGCTTGAGCATTCCCTCTTCATCGAAATAGAAGCGCTGCACGGCGCAATGAGCGGGGATATGGTCGGGATACGTTACTTCCATCACTCTCCAGACTTCGCCGCTCTCGGAATGCGATTCCATCTCCTTGATTTCAAACCCGTGATGCGTGAGTAGAAAAGGAACCGTTAGATAATTCCACAATGCGTACCCCAAGAAGTAGGTAAGATGGAGCCGGTCCCACGGCGTAGACCGCTCATGCCCCTTGAATGAATCTCTTGGATGAAATCGTTCTTCGACGAGAGACCCGTCGGGCCGTTCAATCCATACGCGATCGGGAGTGAAGATCCATCGTTGATCGTCCCCCGCCATATGTTCCAGCACAGTGCGTGGCTGTCGCGCGTCGATGAAGGCCGTTGGACGTCGATGGCCCGGATATCCTTTAAGATCGAGCAACGCACCCGAAAAGTTAAAGGTGACCTCGATCGCTCTAACGGCGTTCCAACGATCCATTCCTCCATGCGCCTTTACGGCCAGATCGAGAAGTTCCGACATTTCAATTCTCCCTGAGTGCGCAGACCTGGGACACTTCGGTCGAAGCGCAGAGCCCGGCGGACGGTTCGGCTACCGGCACCGGCCGGCGTGACCGGACAGGCCTCGTTTCAGAGCCAGACTAGACGGGCGGGAGCGATTGGGTACGCCATTTCCGCCACCTTTTAGGACTAACTTTGGAATGTCTTGGCGGTGATCGCGGGATTAGTACCGCGCCCACGATTCGGCGACCAATCCTTCGGAGCCGACCACTGTAGTCGGAGGTCGGCTTGATGCCGAATGGAGCGGCGAAGATTTTCGCTGCGTCCAATCTCGCTGATGGCACCGTGATCGAAGGATTGCGCACAGACAGCTCAGCGCGCCAGGCGCATACTCGGGGTCTCAGCGGTAAGAATTAATCTCGATACCACAGCCTTCTGGCGATGCCAGCCGACCGCGCGGGCTCGTCACCACCCGCGCCGGGCGCGTCAGTCGCTTAGCCATCCCGATAGAATTGTAAAGCGCAATACCTATCACGCCTCCTACCCGCGTGAGATGGGGATGATCTACAGAAAGTCTCTCAATCGCGACAGCTCTCCTATGTGCTCCGGTGAAAGAACGGCGGTCACTAGGGTGGTCTGCGGGCGCGTGTGGATTTCGTACAAGTGCTGTTGAGATGTGGGCTTAGCCTTAAATCGCTGGATACATTCGTCCAATGTGCCCGTCGAGACTAAATACGGGTGCGCATCCTCCCCCGCCCGGATGCACTTTGTTGCTGCGCGATGGCCATTTGGTCAGGGTCGCTGGGGCATTGAAATCGATTTGGGTTTTAGGGTCGGACATCTCACTCCTCCCCGGTTATCGACGACAAAGCTGCAGTCTCGATTGCCCCCACGGTTTCGAGCTTCTCTTCGAACATGCGCCACCAAGCATAGATGTCTGTCACGCGCTTCTCGTTGTGATTAAGCGACGCCTTGACGAAGTCGGTCGGCATCCGTGCCGACTGCACGGGCGCGCCCGATTTGCATCCTTCGCGGCCTGCTGCACCACCTGTACGCCGCTCGCACCCGT is drawn from Nitrobacteraceae bacterium AZCC 2146 and contains these coding sequences:
- a CDS encoding hypothetical protein (product_source=Hypo-rule applied), with protein sequence MSELLDLAVKAHGGMDRWNAVRAIEVTFNFSGALLDLKGYPGHRRPTAFIDARQPRTVLEHMAGDDQRWIFTPDRVWIERPDGSLVEERFHPRDSFKGHERSTPWDRLHLTYFLGYALWNYLTVPFLLTHHGFEIKEMESHSESGEVWRVMEVTYPDHIPAHCAVQRFYFDEEGMLKRLDYVTDVLGGVAAHYVYDPKKFDGLTIPTFRRVVRRTPEGPRMAGPTSFALDYSHVRILDQ
- a CDS encoding hypothetical protein (product_source=Hypo-rule applied), encoding MPNGAAKIFAASNLADGTVIEGLRTDSSARQAHTRGLSGKN
- a CDS encoding hypothetical protein (product_source=Hypo-rule applied), producing the protein MSDPKTQIDFNAPATLTKWPSRSNKVHPGGGGCAPVFSLDGHIGRMYPAI
- a CDS encoding hypothetical protein (product_source=Hypo-rule applied) encodes the protein MTDIYAWWRMFEEKLETVGAIETAALSSITGEE